Proteins from a single region of Butyrivibrio fibrisolvens:
- a CDS encoding DUF3791 domain-containing protein encodes MALTYIDDLFMLQVRLFRLAQVRWNKNPKECEAIFNKYDINSYIETCYEEYHVQGDDANFDDIENYLTNKGWTLCRQKMNVSKYDYTMQLLAAMASINLARQQKISKTKAFFKFMKSQTGEMLFDESTDMWMNGPDYIADEYRREMLGKRKHRSTT; translated from the coding sequence ATGGCATTAACTTACATAGATGACCTATTCATGTTACAAGTCAGATTATTTAGATTAGCCCAGGTACGCTGGAATAAAAATCCGAAAGAATGTGAGGCGATCTTTAATAAGTATGATATTAACTCATATATTGAAACTTGCTATGAAGAATACCATGTTCAGGGTGACGATGCCAATTTTGATGATATTGAAAACTACCTGACTAATAAAGGTTGGACATTATGCAGACAAAAAATGAATGTAAGTAAGTATGATTATACAATGCAGCTTTTAGCAGCTATGGCATCTATCAACCTTGCAAGACAACAGAAAATTTCCAAAACAAAAGCGTTTTTTAAATTCATGAAATCTCAAACTGGTGAGATGCTTTTTGATGAGTCCACTGATATGTGGATGAATGGTCCGGATTATATTGCAGATGAGTATAGAAGAGAGATGTTAGGCAAAAGAAAGCATCGCTCTACCACCTAA
- a CDS encoding GNAT family N-acetyltransferase, translated as MELVRVQDSDYKKTYELYMTFPENENGYINSVYGYNYEQFLEWIEKKRNWSMGRELPEGFVPDTTFVLVDTDKYVGVFNLRHCLNDALREGAGHIGYCISPKYRGKGYATKGLAMTLKKAREISIHEVYLSVNKDNPASLKVQLKNGAYIHHEDETHYYTRINAIKD; from the coding sequence ATGGAACTAGTAAGAGTACAGGACTCAGATTACAAGAAGACTTATGAGCTTTATATGACTTTTCCGGAAAACGAGAATGGTTATATTAACAGCGTGTACGGCTATAACTATGAACAGTTCCTTGAATGGATCGAGAAGAAGAGAAACTGGTCTATGGGAAGGGAGCTTCCGGAAGGTTTTGTTCCAGATACAACCTTCGTTTTAGTAGATACTGATAAATATGTAGGCGTGTTTAACCTGCGTCACTGCCTAAATGATGCCTTAAGAGAAGGCGCAGGTCACATCGGCTACTGTATATCTCCCAAGTATAGAGGCAAGGGTTATGCTACCAAAGGACTTGCAATGACTCTAAAAAAAGCCCGCGAAATTAGTATTCATGAAGTATATCTTTCTGTTAACAAAGATAATCCGGCAAGTTTAAAGGTTCAACTAAAGAACGGCGCGTACATACATCATGAAGATGAAACACATTATTATACAAGAATAAATGCAATCAAAGATTAA